A genomic segment from Rickettsia endosymbiont of Lasioglossum villosulum encodes:
- a CDS encoding pyruvate dehydrogenase complex E1 component subunit beta, whose product MQITVREALRDAMQEEMIRDDKVFVMGEEVAEYQGAYKVTQGLLEQFGPKRVIDTPITEYGFAGLAVGAAFAGLRPIVEFMTFNFAMQAMDHIVNSAAKTHYMSGGQVRCPIVFRGPNGAASRVAAQHSQNYAACYAHIPGLKVVAPYSAEDHKGLMITAIRDDNPVIFLENEILYGHSFDVSENVEPIPFGKAKILKEGDSVTIVTFSIQVKLALDAANILQSDNINCEVIDLRTIKPLDIDTIIESVKKTGRLVVVEEGWFFAGIGATIASIVMKEAFDYLDAPVEIVSGKDVPLPYAVNLEKLALPSEGDVIEAVKKACYI is encoded by the coding sequence ATGCAAATAACTGTACGGGAAGCATTGCGTGATGCGATGCAAGAAGAGATGATAAGAGATGACAAAGTTTTTGTCATGGGTGAAGAAGTCGCTGAGTATCAAGGAGCTTACAAAGTAACGCAAGGATTGCTTGAGCAGTTTGGTCCTAAAAGGGTAATCGATACACCAATAACGGAGTATGGTTTTGCTGGGCTTGCCGTTGGAGCAGCCTTTGCAGGGCTTCGTCCAATCGTTGAGTTTATGACCTTTAACTTTGCTATGCAAGCGATGGATCATATAGTTAACTCGGCTGCTAAAACGCATTACATGTCAGGTGGTCAGGTCAGATGTCCAATAGTATTTAGAGGTCCAAACGGAGCAGCAAGTAGAGTAGCAGCACAACATAGCCAGAACTACGCAGCTTGTTATGCTCATATACCTGGGCTGAAAGTAGTAGCCCCATATAGTGCTGAAGATCATAAAGGGCTAATGATTACAGCTATTAGAGACGATAATCCGGTTATTTTCTTAGAAAATGAGATTTTATATGGTCACAGTTTCGATGTTTCTGAAAATGTTGAGCCTATCCCTTTTGGTAAGGCAAAAATCTTAAAAGAGGGCGATAGTGTTACTATAGTGACATTCTCGATTCAGGTGAAACTTGCATTAGATGCTGCAAATATTTTACAAAGCGATAATATTAATTGTGAGGTCATTGATTTACGTACCATCAAACCGCTTGATATAGATACTATAATAGAGTCGGTAAAAAAAACCGGTCGTTTAGTTGTAGTTGAAGAAGGATGGTTTTTTGCCGGTATCGGTGCAACTATCGCATCCATCGTTATGAAAGAAGCATTTGATTATTTGGATGCACCGGTAGAGATCGTAAGCGGTAAAGACGTCCCGCTTCCTTATGCAGTAAATCTAGAAAAATTAGCTTTACCTAGTGAGGGGGATGTAATAGAAGCCGTTAAAAAAGCTTGTTATATATAA
- a CDS encoding acyltransferase, producing MIKSLTSFRFIIAFIIFLFHCRIHFDWKLGLEFIDTFFLNGATFMTGFFVLSGFIMAHVYNKTDFTKRENILNFYLKRFAKIYPTYLFVTIIYFIFLNNLTFNQLIRSLINDMFLIQSFFPSMFPLGINGGTWSLTVEMFLYFLFPFLMLIFAGEKGKKTILVIVAIMLVLISYNAYINKSDYIYANPVFRTFDFMCGIGFYFAKENFTKVKFANFINLLIIALLAFICINCERQYQYMNGQFIITPLLGLWIVTVYHSKSKFYNNKILEYLGKISYSFYLWQFVAMEVGKKLIQNYPDISFHFVVIIAFIINFIISVVSYHLLEEKTRNFIVKNFLIKKAC from the coding sequence ATGATTAAAAGCTTAACATCTTTTCGTTTTATAATAGCTTTTATTATTTTTTTATTTCATTGTAGAATTCATTTTGATTGGAAATTAGGTCTAGAGTTTATTGATACCTTTTTTCTTAATGGTGCTACTTTTATGACAGGGTTTTTTGTGTTATCTGGCTTTATTATGGCTCATGTTTATAATAAAACAGATTTTACAAAAAGAGAAAATATCCTTAATTTTTATTTAAAACGTTTTGCTAAAATCTATCCTACATATCTATTTGTAACAATTATATATTTTATATTTTTAAATAATCTTACTTTCAATCAGCTTATACGAAGCTTAATTAATGACATGTTCTTGATACAAAGCTTTTTTCCTAGTATGTTTCCATTAGGCATAAATGGTGGAACTTGGTCTTTAACAGTTGAAATGTTCTTATATTTTCTATTTCCTTTTTTAATGCTAATTTTTGCCGGTGAAAAAGGTAAAAAAACTATATTAGTTATTGTTGCTATTATGCTTGTACTTATAAGTTATAATGCATATATAAACAAATCTGATTACATATACGCTAATCCGGTTTTTAGAACTTTTGATTTTATGTGCGGAATAGGTTTTTATTTTGCAAAAGAAAATTTTACCAAGGTTAAGTTTGCTAATTTTATAAATTTACTAATAATAGCTTTATTAGCTTTCATTTGCATAAATTGTGAAAGGCAATATCAGTATATGAACGGACAGTTTATAATTACTCCTTTGCTTGGGTTATGGATTGTAACAGTCTATCATTCTAAATCCAAGTTTTATAATAATAAAATTTTGGAATATTTAGGAAAAATTAGTTATTCTTTTTATCTATGGCAATTTGTTGCGATGGAAGTTGGAAAGAAATTAATTCAGAATTATCCAGATATTAGCTTTCATTTTGTAGTTATAATAGCTTTTATTATCAATTTTATAATTTCTGTTGTGTCATATCATCTATTGGAAGAAAAAACTCGAAATTTTATAGTAAAAAATTTTCTTATAAAAAAAGCTTGTTAA
- a CDS encoding ankyrin repeat domain-containing protein, with the protein MPKKCTQILDEFLQVIHQNIVGEDKAIIDILNTLGIEQANDLISAAFLKHFKFMQLEQWQRYPLNIVSTDIIDEQGENVIHKCVRYDKIDFLKHIPSIGFNLGIPNKDGDTPLHLAYKKLIYAQSYPTFTKAKNTLLNIVNFKNKDEISSQFMGVLINLEYIFKPVIDFNYNVATFNHFMHHKPSVPILPDINIPINNFKPLLPRITLPKDINETSSFRDLAPPGHKRKTNSMEYNNTKKHKTISNDSHHNLYSSIENKRLDNDLNSTSKTTTTTSYNELNKSLIAFSNTNNASIDEDGVEIVLSGHNL; encoded by the coding sequence ATGCCAAAAAAATGCACACAAATACTTGATGAGTTCTTGCAAGTAATACATCAAAATATAGTTGGAGAAGATAAAGCTATTATAGATATATTAAATACTTTAGGTATAGAGCAAGCTAATGATCTTATTAGTGCTGCTTTTTTAAAGCACTTTAAATTTATGCAGTTAGAACAGTGGCAAAGATACCCATTAAATATAGTTAGTACTGATATTATTGATGAACAAGGTGAAAATGTTATTCATAAATGTGTTAGATACGATAAAATTGATTTTCTAAAGCATATTCCATCTATTGGCTTTAATCTAGGAATACCAAACAAAGATGGAGATACCCCTCTTCATCTTGCTTATAAAAAATTAATATATGCTCAAAGTTATCCAACTTTTACAAAGGCTAAAAATACTCTTTTAAATATAGTTAATTTTAAAAATAAGGACGAAATATCATCGCAATTTATGGGGGTACTGATTAATTTAGAGTATATTTTTAAGCCTGTTATAGATTTTAACTATAATGTTGCAACTTTTAATCATTTTATGCATCATAAGCCTTCAGTACCAATTTTACCTGATATAAATATACCTATTAATAACTTTAAGCCTTTACTACCTCGCATAACCTTGCCTAAAGATATAAATGAAACTTCCTCATTTAGAGATCTAGCACCTCCTGGACACAAGCGTAAAACAAATAGTATGGAATATAATAATACAAAGAAACATAAAACTATCAGTAATGACTCACATCATAATTTATATTCATCTATTGAAAATAAGAGATTAGATAACGATCTAAACTCTACAAGCAAAACAACAACTACTACCTCATATAATGAGTTAAATAAGTCACTTATTGCATTTTCTAATACAAATAATGCATCTATAGATGAAGATGGAGTAGAGATTGTTTTAAGTGGACATAATTTATAG